One Malania oleifera isolate guangnan ecotype guangnan chromosome 9, ASM2987363v1, whole genome shotgun sequence DNA segment encodes these proteins:
- the LOC131163698 gene encoding probable inactive shikimate kinase like 2, chloroplastic, whose translation MATLNFFSQNPIKPLQISPLKPPPSLSKFHLASITNPFCYACRSSSSSSSSSSSSSCFLLNNMNLLKSFNRISCNCLSTIPVETKNYEFSDGPFEVELRLQLDGRNIQSSKDIFVNSNESSLTIRAKCSDSLITLVEIDHLYHKIKPAETIWCLDDDQLVVNLKKQDPDIKWPDIVESWESLTKGAVQFLKGTSIYLVGDSTEINQKVAGELAAGLGYTPLSTKELLETFAKQTIDSWVTAEGSKPVAEAESAILESLSSQIRAVVATLGGQHGVAAWDDQWRHLYAGFTVWLSWSESIEKDSAKETAKKHVQGGTSAYSNADVVVNLGSWDANHAKTVAQASLSGLKRLIISDKKLPGKKSLYIRLGCRGDWPNINPPGWDPSSGVQPPML comes from the exons ATGGCCACTCTCAACTTCTTCTCCCAGAACCCCATCAAACCACTACAGATTTCGCCCCTAAAGCCTCCTCCTTCCTTGTCCAAATTCCATTTGGCCTCCATTACAAATCCCTTCTGTTATGCTTGtcgctcttcttcttcttcttcttcttcttcttcttcttcttcttgctttcTTTTGAACAATATGAACCTTTTAAAGAGTTTCAATCGAATCTCCTGTAATTGCCTTTCCACCATCCCCGTCGAAACTAAGAATTACGag TTTTCTGATGGTCCTTTTGAGGTTGAATTGAGATTACAACTAGATGGAAGAAATATCCAAAGTTCCAAAGACATATTCGTGAACTCAAATGAAAGTTCTTTAACAATTAGAGCAAAGTGCTCAGATTCTCTCATTACATTAGTAGAAATTGACCATCTGTACCACAAGATAAAGCCTGCTGAAACAATATG GTGTTTAGATGACGATCAACTGGTTGTTAACTTAAAGAAGCAGGATCCAGATATAAAATGGCCCGACATTGTGGAGTCCTGGGAGTCACTGACAAAAGGAGCTGTGCAGTTTCTAAAAGGAACATCAATCTACCTTGTTGGGGATTCTACTGAAATCAACCAGAAAGTTGCTGGAGAACTTGCAGCTGGTCTAGG GTATACACCTCTTAGCACAAAAGAGTTGTTGGAAACATTTGCCAAGCAGACCATTGATTCAT GGGTGACAGCTGAAGGATCTAAACCTGTAGCTGAGGCAGAAAGCGCTATATTAGAAAGCCTAAGTAG TCAAATCCGTGCTGTGGTTGCGACATTAGGAGGGCAGCATGGAGTTGCTGCATGGGATGACCAATGGAGGCATCTGTATGCAGGATTTACTGTCTGGCTGTCATGGTCTGAATCCATAG AGAAAGATTCAGCAAAGGAGACAGCAAAGAAGCATGTCCAAGGCGGTACTTCTGCTTACTCAAATGCAGATGTGGTGGTCAATCTTGGGAGTTGGGATGCAAATCATGCCAAAACTGTTGCTCAGGCTTCCTTGAGTGGCCTTAAACGGTTAATCATATCAGACAAGAAGCTCCCAG GTAAAAAGAGCCTCTACATAAGACTAGGATGTCGTGGTGATTGGCCAAACATTAACCCACCTGGATGGGACCCTTCAAGCGGAGTTCAACCTCCCATGCTGTAG
- the LOC131163699 gene encoding uncharacterized protein LOC131163699, producing MVSEQDSQALHIGDDDVSKLSNEKNSSDRYLNFSDPFNPFRIEKGDDLDAALVSDLLTADNYVSWSRAVSRALRAKNKLGFINGTLLKPSASSDPVLEAWERCNDLVVSWLQNSVSASVKSSLALVDDSRMLWVELRDRFTQQNGPCIFQLKRDLAASSQSQDSVARSSQRFVG from the coding sequence atggtatcagagcaggatTCACAAGCACTTCATATTGGAGATGATGATGTTTCCAAACTCTCCAATGAGAAGAACTCTTCAGACCGATACCTGAATTTTTCTGACCCCTTTAACCCATTCCGAATTGAGAAAGGTGATGACCTTGATGCTGCATTGGTCTCTGACCTCCTTACTGCTGATAATTATGTCAGCTGGTCGCGTGCTGTTAGCCGAGCTCTTCGTGCGAAGAACAAACTCGGATTCATCAATGGCACGCTTCTTAAACCTTCTGCTTCTTCAGATCCTGTTCTTGAAGCCTGGGAGAGGTGCAATGATCTGGTTGTGTCTTGGCTGCAGAATTCTGTAAGTGCTTCTGTGAAATCAAGCCTGGCTTTAGTTGATGATTCCAGAATGCTGTGGGTGGAACTGAGGGATCGTTTTACTCAACAAAATGGTCCTTGCATCTTTCAACTTAAACGTGATTTAGCTGCTTCATCACAAAGTCAGGATTCTGTCGCTAGGTCGTCTCAAAGGTTTGTGGGATGA